The genomic segment CTCAAAGCCGGGCGCCAGTATGATGGACCCAACGCTTAATGTGACATCTTCCTCCTTCTGGTCATACTCCACCGCGCCGGCTTTACATACTTCCCGACAGGTGCCGCATCCAATGCACTTCTCTTTGTCAACCATATAGGTTAGCGGAACCGCTTGAGGGTATTTGACGAAGATGCCGCCTCTTTCGTCCAGGCCCTGATTGAACTCGTCTATGGCTTCCACCGGGCATTTCTCGGCGCAGACGCCGCACCCTGTGCACTTCTCCATGTTCACGTATCGGGCTCTTCTTGTTATGGCAACCTTGAAGTTTCCGGCCTCGCCGTCGACCTTCTT from the Bacillota bacterium genome contains:
- a CDS encoding 4Fe-4S binding protein — encoded protein: MSEKVGAVLVVGGGIAGIQASLDLGDSGFRVYLLDESPSIGGTMTQLDKTFPTNDCAMCILAPKLVTSGRHPNIHLITNAAVKKVDGEAGNFKVAITRRARYVNMEKCTGCGVCAEKCPVEAIDEFNQGLDERGGIFVKYPQAVPLTYMVDKEKCIGCGTCREVCKAGAVEYDQKEEDVTLSVGSIILAPGFE